The following coding sequences are from one Carettochelys insculpta isolate YL-2023 chromosome 5, ASM3395843v1, whole genome shotgun sequence window:
- the RFK gene encoding riboflavin kinase isoform X1, producing the protein MRHLPYFCRGEVVRGFGRGSKELGVPTANFSEQVVEIFPSDISTGIYYGWACVGNGDVHKMVLSIGWNPYYKNVKKSVETHIIHTFKEDFYGEILSIVIIGYIRPEKNFDSLDALISAIQEDIEEAKRKLDIPEHLKLKEDNFFHMPESKLVNGH; encoded by the exons ATGCGGCACCTGCCCTATTTCTGCCGCGGGGAGGTGGTGAGGGGCTTCGGCAGAGGCTCTAAGGAGCTGGGCGTCCCCACCG CTAACTTTTCAGAGCAAGTAGTGGAAATCTTTCCATCTGATATCTCTACTGGTATTTACTATGGATGGGCCTGTGTTGGAAACGGTGATGTGCATAAAATGGTTTTGAGCATAGGCTGGAACCCATACTACAAGAATGTGAAGAAATCAGTG GAAACACACATCATCCACACATTCAAAGAAGATTTTTATGGTGAAATTCTTAGTATTGTCATTATCGGGTACATCCGACCAGAAAAAAACTTTGATTCCTTAG ATGCACTTATTTCAGCAATTCAAGAAGACATTGAAGAGGCAAAGAGAAAACTAGACATACCAGAACACCTGAAACTCAAAGAAGACAACTTCTTCCACATGCCAGAAAGCAAACTAGTAAATGGCCATTAA
- the RFK gene encoding riboflavin kinase isoform X2, with translation MEMAGIANFSEQVVEIFPSDISTGIYYGWACVGNGDVHKMVLSIGWNPYYKNVKKSVETHIIHTFKEDFYGEILSIVIIGYIRPEKNFDSLDALISAIQEDIEEAKRKLDIPEHLKLKEDNFFHMPESKLVNGH, from the exons ATGGAAATGGCAGGAATAG CTAACTTTTCAGAGCAAGTAGTGGAAATCTTTCCATCTGATATCTCTACTGGTATTTACTATGGATGGGCCTGTGTTGGAAACGGTGATGTGCATAAAATGGTTTTGAGCATAGGCTGGAACCCATACTACAAGAATGTGAAGAAATCAGTG GAAACACACATCATCCACACATTCAAAGAAGATTTTTATGGTGAAATTCTTAGTATTGTCATTATCGGGTACATCCGACCAGAAAAAAACTTTGATTCCTTAG ATGCACTTATTTCAGCAATTCAAGAAGACATTGAAGAGGCAAAGAGAAAACTAGACATACCAGAACACCTGAAACTCAAAGAAGACAACTTCTTCCACATGCCAGAAAGCAAACTAGTAAATGGCCATTAA